AtcgatatattttatgatatttctatattgatatataattaattagtaacaatttttaagttttatgacaataataaaaataatataaatacgaaacaaaaatttttaatgtaaaaaaagtgATCGCATCGATATAAAGGATAATAAAacggaaaatataattgaattataggattaattatttgatttaatcataaattaaatacattcaatatattttaatgaaaagaGATGAACAATTACATGCTAAATAATCACTTTTAAAacgataaaaatgatgtgATGGTAATTTAAATAGGCATTATGTATCaagataatttaattttattaatatatgtatctCGATATTAAAGTATCAAAAGACATTTACTTGGGGCATATTGCTGTTTATTAGATCACATTTGTTCTACTAAGTCTAGAATggttgcatatataatatctcTATCTATTTTATTGATGTTAAAATTTCTACGCTCACAAATCtacgaaaaaaatggataaatatataaaatatgtcaatattttgtatgtgaatatcataaaatatatgaaatatagaGAAAGACacttaaaataaatgttaaAATGAGAATGaaatgattatattattatcttttgAGATTGTTTACAGCGTTGATATAAGTAACTTCAACGTTATCGTCTCGGtgtttaattatatatccGGCTATGTTAGAACCCAATTTGGCTAATGCTTTCTCAGCATTAATGTAAGTTTCGATTGGTTTtgtattttctaaaaattcGATCAAATTAGTTTTTTTAACGATAGTACcgaaaaaatttatagttCTTGTAGGACACACAATTACAGTTGTGTCATTTGATACCTACAAAATTagtgaataaaaaaatatatgcattgtgtaaattaatgtataataatatgaataatagtATTTTTAGAGGAATAATGGGGAAAACCCTCCttactttaatttttgCGGCTACAGCAAATCTTTTTCTGGTGTTTCTAAtcgttttatatatgctacTTTGCTCCATTATGACTAAAAATGGGGTATATACACGAGCAAGATAtcctaaaaaataattattttgcacatataaatgaaatattatgaatataataaaatattaatgaaaataatagtcAAGGAATAGAAAATCGAAAGATGGGTAAATAGTGATAgccatatattaaatttattgattattttttatgtaccaataataaatatatcatccACTTTTTGTTTATCATTGTAATCCCAGATAGTATTTATTACATCAGTGTactaatgaaaaaaagatatgtatatatataataatgattatttatttttaagttatttttatatgctaAATATTGTTTGATATTTGATACCTTAGAGGCAGATGGGATGGTAACATGAATCATTCCAATATCTATATTTCCAATTTTCTTAGAATATATAGGtatgttttcattttctgaAGGATTGATCGAGTAACCGTCCATATTCTCAGCAAGTTTTAGTAAAAGTGTTGATGAGTCTTTTGCATGATCCAATGCTATTGAAGCTTCTTCTAAGTTTTCACATATCATATCGTCGTCGTATTCATCAAATctgcatataaatattattggtGAAAGGgagattatttttaatgtgtaaaaaaaaaagaaagaaatgaatttatgatgggattttgaatatttaatgATTATGAAGGGATGCGTTTGAcgaatatgcatatttatataatatgtatatatattttcattttttcatacaCAGATGTTTGGTTTGCTGGTTCGGCAGCACCATCTGAAGCAGTTTCACTTGCAAATGCTACATTTTGCATATATCCTGCGAGACTTAAAAGTGTCAAAGCAATC
This region of Plasmodium chabaudi chabaudi strain AS genome assembly, chromosome: 13 genomic DNA includes:
- a CDS encoding fam-a protein; its protein translation is MNKRYITIALTLLSLAGYMQNVAFASETASDGAAEPANQTSVFDEYDDDMICENLEEASIALDHAKDSSTLLLKLAENMDGYSINPSENENIPIYSKKIGNIDIGMIHVTIPSASKYTDVINTIWDYNDKQKVDDIFIIGYLARVYTPFLVIMEQSSIYKTIRNTRKRFAVAAKIKVSNDTTVIVCPTRTINFFGTIVKKTNLIEFLENTKPIETYINAEKALAKLGSNIAGYIIKHRDDNVEVTYINAICERRNFNINKIDRDIIYATILDLVEQM